The window TAGTGTGTTAAGACTTAAGAGCAGATCCGATCCCCAGCTCACTTTTTAGCATTAATTTTTAGCTTATGCAAAACCTTACAATGTTATTTAATTACATGTTGTACAAATACAAATGGTAAAACCCTAAACTAAGTAAAAGAGGGTGGTAAATAACTGAACGAAATTTTTTCTACGCTTCAAGTATAAGAACAAGTTTTTATCTGCTACTAGAAGGCTTTATCCCCGCAAACAAAACCTTACAATATGATCTTTTTCTTCGATGTTGAGGGTTCATTGAAAATAAATAAATAAATAAATAACTTTCACGGTCATCATTTTTGTCCGCATAGAACTGAAGTTGTTATGGTCAAATTACAGCATTACTAATTGTTGATCGTTTTTCAGTAAAATTATTTTGAGAGGTAAAGAAAAAGAACAAAAGCTTGGGGATGGGGGCAAAAAATATTTGGCATATGGGCACGAATTGCGTGTAGTATCCTGCTGCTGCCTCCTACCACTAACACAACACAACACGTTACCTCATTCAAGAGCTGAAATTCTGAAATCATTGGCCCAAATGAAGAAAATCCAAGCCCTTCGACTTCGACTTAGACTATATAAAGAGCTTGGAATACCAAATCCTTCCTACCACACTAGTTCCTTGCTCACACAATCTGCCACCTCAAATACAAAAACAAACAGCAAAGTTTCAGTAACAGTCGCTTTCCCACTTCGGTGCAGTTCTTCGTTGCTATTGTGTGGGCTATATATAAAGGGCAGGAGTGTCCTTCCCTTTCTTCTTTCAAAGAGAAATTGAGACACATAGAGATAGAGAGAGAGAGAGAGCTAGAGAGAGAGAAAGAAAAATGGGGAGGAGTCCATGTTGCTTCAAGCAGGAAGGACTTAACAGAGGAGCCTGGACTGCCTTGGAAGATAAAGTACTAACATCTTACATCAAAGCTCACGGAGAAGGCAAATGGAGGAACCTCCCGAAGAGAGCTGGTGCGTACTCATCTGTCTAGCTGTACTTTTCACTTCTGGTTTCGTTTTTCACTTACCCTGTTTTTACTCTATTGTTAATGCGCAGGTTTGAAGAGATGTGGTAAGAGCTGTAGGCTGAGATGGTTAAACTATCTCAGGCCAGACATAAAGAGAGGTAACATATCCGGGGATGAAGAAGAACTCATTATCAGACTCCATAATCTTCTTGGCAACAGGTAAGAACTACTGCCCTTTCAGAACTCAGAATTGATCTTTTCGTTAATTTTCATCTTATCAATTTGAGTTAAATATGTTTGTACGTACTTTGGCTATGTTATAGATGGTCTCTGATAGCTGGAAGGCTACCGGGCCGAACAGACAATGAAATCAAGAACTACTGGAACACCACTCTGGCAAAGAAAGCAAAACCCGAATCGCATTCCGGATCATCCAAGGAAACATCTCCCGCTCCGACCAGATTCAGGCCCAGAAAGGCATCAGCCGCAGCCACTACTCAACCTCAAGTGATAAGAACCAAGGCCACTAGGTTAACCAGAATGCCAGTCCCGTCACTCCCACTTCTTATCGATGATTGTTCAACATCCACAACCGCATTAGAGCTTCAAGTTCCTCAAACCCAGTTGGTAAGTTCACTTCCTGAAGATGCAGTAAACACACAAGTATACTTTCAGGGGACTGATGCCATGAACTTTGGCTGCAATGGATTTCAAGCAACTGCTGGTGATGATGAAGATGCTAAGGGAGACTACGATATTCCATTAGATGATGGAATGCTCAATGACTGGACGGGAAATGGGAACTGTGATCTTGAGAACTATGGTGCTTCACTAGATTTAGATTCCTTGTCATTTTTGCTTGATTCTGATGACTGGCTGGGCCAGGAAAATAGTATCTAATTGATAAAATATATAGTAGAGGCACATCATAATCTCACACATGTTACATTTAAAGTTTTAAACAATAAAAGTGATGCTAAACAAAATAAATTACCGCTCCCTCTCTTTCTTTTAACAGGAAGATGAATAGTTTTTGCAAATTCCTCTATTCAGCCCAATAATATATATAGATTATGATACCTATATTTTCATTTCTTTGAAATCGAGATGAATATTGGAATATATGAGAATTTAACATTGTCAAGATGAAAAATATCACTAAATAGTGAGTTTGCATCTTGTTATTTCAATTTGTATGTTGGCTAATTAACTTGACTACATAACTAGGTCTTAGTTCTTATGATTAGCTAATAGCTACTTGACTCTTTTATTAATGCGATTCCTAACTTTAGGCCTTTCAAGGGCCATTCTGAAGTTAACTGTTCAAAAAATGAATAGAGTAGACATCACCGATTCAATCTCTTCCTTTCTCTCCTCTCCTCACAGTCTTCACTATGCAAACTCGCAACCCCCATGCACTGTATATGTATGTCCCAAAATTAATTGAGAGATATGCATTCTTCCAATAAAATACATCGTCTGATTTGACCAATTTCACTTGTATTAGAATCAGTAAGTAAGAGAATTCTGTTCCTCAATTATTGTATGCATCAGTTT of the Fragaria vesca subsp. vesca linkage group LG6, FraVesHawaii_1.0, whole genome shotgun sequence genome contains:
- the LOC101301599 gene encoding transcription factor TT2-like, which encodes MGRSPCCFKQEGLNRGAWTALEDKVLTSYIKAHGEGKWRNLPKRAGLKRCGKSCRLRWLNYLRPDIKRGNISGDEEELIIRLHNLLGNRWSLIAGRLPGRTDNEIKNYWNTTLAKKAKPESHSGSSKETSPAPTRFRPRKASAAATTQPQVIRTKATRLTRMPVPSLPLLIDDCSTSTTALELQVPQTQLVSSLPEDAVNTQVYFQGTDAMNFGCNGFQATAGDDEDAKGDYDIPLDDGMLNDWTGNGNCDLENYGASLDLDSLSFLLDSDDWLGQENSI